GTGATTGTAACACTATCTATGTGCAGTAACACTATCTATGTGCAATGAAAATATTCAAACATAGGTCTCTGGGAAATGGGAATGCATTGCCTATCTCCCACTTTCTACGTGCTGTGATTGGCCGTTAAGGTAGATACATATTTAGTATATACTTGTGTACCTGTAGTTGCGTGACTTAAATAGCTGCATTTGTTACTGTTATATCTAATATATTGAACTGGTGAAGCCCTCACTCTCTGCGTTTTGCACTTACCTGTTTCTACTATTAAAATCTGGATAACTCATTTTAATCAGGTTACCTTAATGTCGAATGCAGATCATGGTGATATTCTGTGGGCCTCAGCTAGTCAAAGTGAATACAGTACGTGGCATTGGAGCCCAGATTGTTAACAAAGAAGGTTTGAATGGCTTGATACTGATATTACAAAGTAAAATAACAAGCCAAGCTCAGAGAGCTGTGGATCAATTCCAATTTAAAGTTGAGATATTTCAAGTAAGTTTGTGGAATTATATAATACTAAATGCTAATTTCCCTCGTTGAGTTTCATTCTGTTTCTGGGAGCTCTACATCCTGTTCTGTTGTATAAATTTTTATGACGGGAAGTACTTAAATGGTTAAAGTTTGTTTCAATGAAAATTTTCTCTACCTCATGCTTAACTCCCTAAGTGATGTAAACTTTCTCTGCGTCTTCAGATAACTGACTTGCTCGTGAATATCACGAGTCATGTTTTGAAGCCAAAGCATCAAGTGCTGACTCCTAGGGAGAAAGAAAAGCTCTTGAAGAAATACAATTTGGAAGAAAAGCAGGTAAGCAGCTTATCAACCGCATATACTATGGATAATAAAATTTGTCATGTACAATATATGTTTTTTGAAATATTATGCATTTTAGCTGTATGTTTGTTTGGTGCAACTGTGTATAGAACACCAGTGATACACATATTATTAGAATTAAGTGGTTCAGTATGAGTCAAGGTCCATTTCGGAATTCCTGAGCCAGTACTCACAAAGTCGCAAACTTCTTTTCGGagaatatttatgtttttgttttgtgGCAAGGATATGTAGAGGAGGATAGGAAGAAGGGTAAGAAATGGATGAACCGATGAAGGGAGGTAAAGAGGGTTGTTTTGAGAGTGAGAGAGAGAATggcatatactccctccgtttcaaaaataaTGGGACACTTAAccttttcacgcttgccaatataaatgtttggacattaatgtctctaattttgtattcgtaaaagttataaaaagttgatattttgaaagtacatatcgagacgaatcaaacaagaccttaCACGATTATATTTTTGTTACCCGTAAATGACAAATGATAGTCAAATTGAAATCGTGAATAGTGTCAAATATCAAAGTGTCCCTATTATTTTGAAACAGAAGGAGTAGTCAGCAGTGTGGGCGTGTTAATTCTAATAGTCAATTTCGGCCCTTTTAACTTTTTAAAGCCAATAAAGGATGTTCTAGGAAGTTCTTGTTTCTAGAAGATTTTGGCATTGTTCTTGATCTTTTGTTACTTCGTATGAGGCTTGTCCTGCTGCATCAGTTGAGTGATTGATTGATCACAATCttgctttttgttttctttggtGATCACACGACATCTAATTGCACAATGAGTCTGTTTTTTACTAGAATTTTTCTTCCTTGTTTTTCAGCTTCCAAGAATGTCGATGAAAGATGCAATTGTACGATATTATGGATATGAGAAAGGGCAGGTACTCAAAGTGACTTATAGTGGTGAGATTACCCAATCTCATGTGACTTACCGTTGTGTATCGTAATGGCCTGGCACAAATATCTTAGGCCTTACTGGTTTTAGGCCTAAGTAGTTTAGTCTTGTAACTTTATCGAACTAATAATGTTAAATTTCAGTTCTTGCGCAGTATCATCGTTGTGTATCTTAATGGTATGCAACATTTATGTAGTTTCCCTGTCCTTTCTGTTTTTAGGCCCAGATTAGGTTGGCCTTGTAATTTTATGAAACCAATATTGTTCAATGTTCTGTAATATTATAAATATGAATGTTTCCAGAAACTTTAATGTTGGTTCTTGTCCCTTTTGTAGCTTGTGATTCAACAATCTCTATAATGTTGCTTTAATGTCTTGCCTCCTACTTCGCTTCTCATTGACAAGAATCTTGGTCTCTTGCTAATGTAGTGACTAGGCATTAATGATATTTCAGGCCAACTTGAGGCAACCTTGCCAAAATACTACAGATTAGTTTAGGGAGAAGTTCTTTCTAAACTATATTGAGAAATGATATACAAAGTATAACATAGTTGAAGATTAGCGCACAATGATGGCAATGATATACTTAATAGTGATATGAGCAAAACTTTCTCCTCCAGAAATCTCTAAGCTCCTAGGAAAACTGTATTTAAAGGTGAAACTTTCTGAGTATAACTTGGTTTAACATTAGCAAATTTATGAAATTCCATGATCTTTAGAAAGGTTGCCATAGAGTAAGCCGTTTATTCACTCGTTTGTCTACTTTCCTGCTTGCATGCATCCAGACATGCTATACGACAAAATGACGAAGAATCTGTTGTAAGTCGGTTGTTCCATTTGTCGAGAAGATTACCACATTCTATTTTCTATCACTGCAAAGACTACGGCCTTGACTGTACCCTGCCATGTATCAAGAATCATCATAAAAATTCTGGTAAAACTGATTAAGGTGCCAAGGAATTGACTAGGGATTATACCATTGAATGGTCTTTCAGACCTAGGGAAAGTACCAGCGACCTAGATGAGCCAGCAGCACTGAAGAAATAATTTAAGAAAAGTGTCAATGTTTACAGAACAACTTCCGAAAACAAACTGTAAAAATGCAAGAAAATATTGTTTAAGAGCCTTTCCCTAATTGGATAGAGCTGGCATGCCAGATCATAGACCGAGCTTGCCCCTTGTTACTAttatctactccctccgtcccagaatacttgacctgttttccttatcgggccgtcccttaatacttgacctgtttctaaaaatggaaatattctaatattatattatttctcactccacccctattaacccacctaccccctactccatacaaaaaataattaaaaattcaacccctactctcccccaaccccacccctttacacatttcccactaactacattaaaataataccccactatcaactactattaaattaaataagtcaattcacgTTCCTTAAACTCTGCGCCGGTCAAACctggtcgagtattccgggacggagggagtattaaggtACAAGAAAATTTCCAAAGAAAATACAGTTTAAATTTATCCTCTGCTCGAGAAAAATGTACCAgtcaataaaaaaaagtttctTCAATCTTCTGTTAAAACAATTCTAAACTTTATGAGATCTCCGTGCCTGAAGTGTGGGTTATTACTTCTTCCTTTCTTTTTAGGGAGGAAAAATAATGAGTTTTAGTGGAGAGTAACTTAAACATCCAATGGAAGGAGAGCCTTTTTTTCCTAAAGAAGAAAGAATCAAGTGGTTCAATTCAGCAGAAAATCTTCACTTACATTAAGAAAGATACTTTGGGCTAGGGATAATTCAAATATCAATAAAACTTCAGGGACCTGAGTTTCTCCCCTTAatgcatactccctccgtcccggaatacacgCACCGGTTTgattttttgcactattcacataatatatttgaccctattttatttctagtatatgaaaacaaaagttagcatataatatattgttggcttcatcttaacatatattttcaaaatattaatatttcataagtttttataatatgtagttaaagatattggtggtcaaagttgtgcattggcaagcgtgtcgacTCGAACCGGTGCAAATATTCTGGGACAGAGGGGGTACATGATTAGGAAGGCTGCCTTAGGCCTGCATACAACTAAGGAGTTACTCCGATGAAAGCTTGTGATTAACTAGATAGTCAAAGAAGGTGAAATCAATTAAAATCGTATAGCCAAGGATGATGTACCAGGGAAGCTAGGATTGGGGAATGATGCCCACTAACGGGTTATAATGGTCGTCACAAATCTTTTTTTAATTCCATTGTATATTCAGGATTTCGGTGATAAACAATCTTTCAATATTGTGGAAGGTGGTTTCGCACACTTCGAAGGAAACCAAATACATGATATCTCCAATTGACCCTCTGGCCCTCAACTCAGGGTGTGGATGGAGGGTTTTTAACCCATAATGAAAAAACTGGAACAATCTAGATACACAAGCTCTATTGTCTCTTGGTTAGCCTTAGATACCTAAACTCAGCTACAACAATAGGCCTTGATAGTAATTGGACCTTCAGAAGAAACTCAAAAAGTATAGGCGATTTATGTTGATGAGTCCCACATATGGAAAAATCATCCAAGAGATTATTGCTGGTGTTAAAATTCAAGAATACCTTTCTTCCCTTACCAACAAAGAGGAGGGAAGGGTGTTTTCTCTTATCAGAAAAAATGAGAGATGAAATAAGAGGGGCTGAGGGGCATTCCTAGATCCTATACCAGTTACATATCACTTGATTAAAAAATGAACAAGGATAATGGCAACGGATCATCTTGTCTTGAGCTTCTTGTCGCATAAGTACAATCAGGCCATACCTTGTATCATATCCCTTCAATGTAACTAATTTGAGTGTCAAGTTGTCAACTATGTAGTTTCCGTCTTTCTTCAATAAAATCTGTGCAATCATGCAAAATCTCATGAATGGTACTAGATATGTTGTTGTCGATATGAATGAATCTGTTCAGGATAAGGGCCTTAAAGAGGACAAATAATCCTTTTTAGTATGAATCTTAGAGCATGTTTGATATAGTGGTTTTACGTGATGGAAATGGGATCACTTAACTATTTCCATTACCTAATATGTGGTACGAAAGGTGTAGTAACACAATTATTTTCTAAGGAAACCATTACTATCAATTGTTACCGTTCCCAACCATATGGTAACAAATTGTTACCCTCCTCGATACTCAATTTGATGCCAGTGATCCCTTTTCTAAGTTATACTTCATTTGTTTCACAATAAATGCATCATTTTGACTTTCTATATATATACTTACTCTGACTATCAATACTTTTAATTACAtatcaataaaaaattataaaaatgcatattataaaaatttagtAATTGAttagtgtcaaaagtcaaaatgaTGCACCTATTGTAAAAAGGAGAAAATACCAAACAACTAATTTATCTATTACAGTAAACTAACACTAAACCAGACACCAATAGTGATGCATGTCAATTCTTGATGCAAAATTTTCCCTCAGAAAACATTTTTCCTAAAAATCACtattttttaggaaaatttgttaatattaatccaacctttgggccggttttctttaattaagcctacatatgcgatattttttaataatcccacctttaagCCATAACTACTTTTATTAGGCCAAAGTGACTGGCTACCGAGAACAAAGTCAACGCTTCTTTCGTTGACAACCTAAACTTGGTTTCCCTCCTACAATGATTGCCACGTCGTTCATTAATTGCCTACTAATCAAGTTTtccaactttttttaaaaaagaacccAAAATTTTacaactctctctctcttctcctctCTCCCGTACTTCCTCTCTCCAATACCTCTGCAGAATTATTAATTTCTTGCAATTCCCAGAATTATTGCCACACAAATCAAACCCTAATACAGGAATTTGAGCCACAGTTTGAACCAAAGATTTCAAACTATCAGGAAACTCACCCAAATGCATCAAACCCGGTACAAGACCTAACTCATCAAGTACATTCAATAACAACTTAATGTCACATTCATTATCCAACCTctccccaccaccaccactaccatCGTCGTCAACTTCTAATTTATTCGAAACCCTAGGTTTCTTACCATGACCCTTCTTTCGCCGGGGTTCGTTCGAGGTGGGAGGCGAAGGACCCTCTTTTCGATACTTCAGCGACCGGCGAATGGAGTGGAGAAGAGACAAAAATGACATGGGAGAAGAGGTGTGAGGGATAGTAATTGATGATTTTCGAATAATTGGTAATTTTCT
This sequence is a window from Spinacia oleracea cultivar Varoflay chromosome 1, BTI_SOV_V1, whole genome shotgun sequence. Protein-coding genes within it:
- the LOC110777633 gene encoding DNA-directed RNA polymerase V subunit 5A, coding for MEVDGEINGEAVGRCLSSFIDDGTTESHRYYLARRTTLEMLKDRGYIIPSSEINQTLHEFRSIFGPKPDLDRLRIASVLQADQSKRIMVIFCGPQLVKVNTVRGIGAQIVNKEGLNGLILILQSKITSQAQRAVDQFQFKVEIFQITDLLVNITSHVLKPKHQVLTPREKEKLLKKYNLEEKQLPRMSMKDAIVRYYGYEKGQVLKVTYSGEITQSHVTYRCVS